The genomic region GTTTGCTAAAAACCTGCTGGCTGAGCACGGCGACAACACGCCCGTGACGTGGATGGGCCGCCAGGACCGCTACACCGAGAAGCTGGCCACCCCCGACGTATCCGTAGCCGACCTTATCGGCGACGCCGACCCCATCAAGGCGGCCACACTGCGGCTGCCGTACTCGGATGAGCGGGTGATTCACTTCGGCTTGATTCCACGGGCGCACCGGGGCATTTTCGTGATCAACGAGCTGCCCGATTTGCAGGCCCGCATCCAGGTGTCGCTGTTCAACATCCTGCAGGAAGGCGACATTCAGATCCGGGGCTTCAAGGTGCGGCTGCCGCTGGACCTGCAGTTTGTGTTCACGGCCAATCCCGAGGACTACACCAACCGCGGCTCCATCGTGACGCCCCTCAAGGACCGCATCGACGCCCAGATCATCACGCACTACCCGAAATCCATCGAAATCGGTAAGCGCATCACCAAGCAGGAAGCCCGTATCAAGGACGAGCAGAAGGGCATGGTGACCACCAATGAAGTGATTCACGACCTCGTGGAGCAGGTGGCCGTGGAGGCCCGCGCCTCGGAGTTCGTGGATGCCAAGTCGGGCGTATCGGCCCGCCTCACCATCTCGGCTTACGAGCAGGTGGTGGCCGGGGCTGAGCGCCGCGCCCTCATCAACGGCGAAGCCACCACCTACGTGCGCCTCGGTGACTTCATTTCGGCGGTGCCGGCCGTGACGGGCAAGGTGGAGCTGGTGTACGAAGGCGAGCAGGAGGGAGCCGGCATCGTGGCCGAGAAGCTGATGGGCAAAGCCATCCGTACGCTGTTCCTGAACTACTTCCCCGACCCCGACAAGGCCAAGAAGCTCAAAGGCCGCCCCTCGCCCTACAAAACGGTGCAGGAGTGGTTCGGCAACGGCCACACCGTGGACCTGCTCCACGATGCCAGCACCAAAGACTACCGCGCCGTGCTGGACCAGGTGCCCGGCCTGCGCGACATCGTGACGGAGCTGCACCCCTCCGAGACGCCCGAGCACACCTACTTCCTGATGGAGTTCCTGCTCCACGGCCTGAGCGAGTACAGCCTGATTTCTCGCAACCGCCTCACCGCCGGCGCCCAGTTCAAGGACCTGCTCAGCAGCATGTTCACCATGCCCAGCTTCGGCGAGGATGACGACGAGGACGACGAAGACGAAAAGCCCCAGCGCGGCCGGAAACGGTAGCTTCCTGCAAGCGGTATGACACGAAAAAGCCCCGCGTACCGAAAGGTGCGCGGGGCTTTTTTGTGTTTGGCTAGCGGCAAGTTACGCCTGCTCGGTTACCACAATTTTCTGAATCTCGTCGTTGGCCTGAATCTGCTCGATGATGTCGAGGCCTTCTACCACTTTACCGAACACAGTGTGGTTGCGGTCGAGGTGGGCGGTGTTCTGGCGGTCGTGCACGATGAAGAACTGGCTGCCGCCGGTGTTACGGCCGGCATGGGCCATGCTCAGGGCGCCGCGCTCGTGGTACTGGTGCTCGCCGTTCAGCTCGCAGTCGATTTTGTAGCCGGGGCCGCCGGTGCCGGCCATGCCTTTGGCGCCATCGCGCGAGTTGGGGCAGCCGCCCTGAATCACGAAGTTAGGGATGACGCGGTGGAACTTCAGGCCGTCGTAGAAGCCCTG from Hymenobacter canadensis harbors:
- a CDS encoding sigma 54-interacting transcriptional regulator, translated to MPSYDSLSADQLQQITTLGALKKSGYQPRSVKQELRDNLIKKLQSKEDVFPGIFGYEETVIPELQRAILAGHHINLLGLRGQAKTRIARLLIGLLDEWVPVVAGSELNDDPLQPLSVFAKNLLAEHGDNTPVTWMGRQDRYTEKLATPDVSVADLIGDADPIKAATLRLPYSDERVIHFGLIPRAHRGIFVINELPDLQARIQVSLFNILQEGDIQIRGFKVRLPLDLQFVFTANPEDYTNRGSIVTPLKDRIDAQIITHYPKSIEIGKRITKQEARIKDEQKGMVTTNEVIHDLVEQVAVEARASEFVDAKSGVSARLTISAYEQVVAGAERRALINGEATTYVRLGDFISAVPAVTGKVELVYEGEQEGAGIVAEKLMGKAIRTLFLNYFPDPDKAKKLKGRPSPYKTVQEWFGNGHTVDLLHDASTKDYRAVLDQVPGLRDIVTELHPSETPEHTYFLMEFLLHGLSEYSLISRNRLTAGAQFKDLLSSMFTMPSFGEDDDEDDEDEKPQRGRKR
- a CDS encoding peptidylprolyl isomerase, which produces MKTAEIHTNKGVMKVEFYEKDAPKTVKNFTDLAQQGFYDGLKFHRVIPNFVIQGGCPNSRDGAKGMAGTGGPGYKIDCELNGEHQYHERGALSMAHAGRNTGGSQFFIVHDRQNTAHLDRNHTVFGKVVEGLDIIEQIQANDEIQKIVVTEQA